The window GCCCAGGGACGACAGCCGCCAGCCGCACTACCTGCTGATCAACGCGGACGAGTCGGAGCCGGGTGCGTTCAAGGACCGCGAGCTGCTGCGCTGGACGCCGCACCAGGTGATCGAAGGCGCACTGATCGGTGCGCACGCGATCCGGGCGAAGCACGTCTACATCTACATGCGCGGCGAGTTCTTCGAGCCGGCCCAGATCGTGGGACGCGCGATCGAGGAGGCGTACGAGGCGGGCTTCGCGGGGCCGGACATGATGGGCTCCGGGATCGGCATCGACATCACGCTGCACCTCGGCGCCGGTGCCTACATCTGCGGCGAAGAGACCGGGCTGATGAACTCGCTCGAGGGGCGCCGCGGCCAACCGCGCATCAAGCCGCCGTTCCCGGCGGTGATGGGTGCGTTCTCGCGACCCACGACGATCAACAACGTCGAGACCGTCTCGGCCGTGCCGCACATCATGCGGCGCGGTGCGGAGTGGTACCGCAGCATCGGCACGGAGAAGAGCCCCGGGACGAAGCTGTTCAACGTGAGCGGTCACGTCGTACGGCGCGGCAACTACGAGCTCCCGCTCGGCTTCCCGATGAAGGACCTGATCTACGACGTGTGCGGCGGGATCCGCGACGGTCGCGAGCTGAAGGCCGTCATCCCGGGCGGCAGCTCGGTGCCGATCCTCGCGGCGAGCGAGTGCGACATCAACCTCGACTACGAGAGCGTCGCGGCCGCGGGCTCGATGCTCGGCACGGCGTCGGTCATCGTGATGGACGATCGCACGGACATCGTCAAGGCCGTGCGTCGCATGGTCGAGTTCTACTCCCACGAGTCGTGCGGGCAGTGCACGCCGTGCCGCGAAGGTACGGAGTGGACGGCGAAGATCATGCGCCGGATCGAGGCGGGGGAGGGCACGGCGGACGATCTCGACACGCTGCTCGAGGTCGGCCGCAACATGACGGGCACGACGATCTGCGTGCTGAGCGACTCGTGCGCGGCACCGGTTGCCAGCTCGATCGCGAAGTTCCGCGATGAATACATGGCGCGTATCCGGCGCGAAGTGCCGGCCGGCGCGCTCACGGTGTGATGACGATGGCGAACGAGCAGACGGAAAACGTAACCTGCCGCATCAACGGCATCGAGGTGACGGTCCCCAGGGGGACGCGCATCATCGAGGCCGCGGAGCAGGCCGGCATCGGGATCGCGCACTACTGCTACCATCCGGGGCTGTCGGCGCCCGCGATGTGCCGCATGTGCCTGGTCGAGATCGAGGGTGTGCCCAAGCTGCAGCCGGCGTGCGTGTCGACGGTCGCCGAGGGCAACAACATCCTGACCGAGAGCGAGCGCGCACGCGAGTCGCGCAAGGGCACGCTCGAGTTCTATCTGATCAACCACCCGCTCGACTGCCCGGTCTGCGACAAGTCGGGCGAGTGCAGGCTGCAGGACTTCGTGCACGCGGAAGGGCCGAAGCACGGCCGCCTGCGCGATGCCAAGGTCATCTTCGGGCAGGACGACTTCGGCGGGAACATCCTGTACGACGGCGACCGCTGCATCATGTGCACGCGCTGCGTGCGCTTCATGCGCGAGGTCGCGCAGGACGACCTGCTCGGCGTCGTGCAGCGCGGCCATCGCTCGGTGATCGACACGTTCTTCGAGCAGGGCCTCGACGACAGTCCGTTCCACACGAACATCGTCGACATCTGCCCCGTGGGCGCGCTGCTCGACAAGGACTTCCTGCACAAGGCGCGCGTCTGGGATCTGGACCACGCGCCGTCCATCTGCCCGAATTGCTCGCAGGGCTGCAACATCCGGATCGACACGCGTGACAACCTGGTCCAGCGGCTGCGCCCGCGCGCGAACCCGGACGTCAACTCGTACTGGATGTGCGACTACGGCCGCCACAGCTACGAGTGGATGAACGGCACCGACCGGATCGAGGCACCGCTCGTGCGCGACGGGGAGCGCCTGGTCGCGCAGAACTGGCAGCCGGCGATGCTGGCACTGCTGGACCGTCTGAAGCAGCGCGCGGGCAGCGTGCGCATTGTCGGCTCGCCCATGCTGTCCAACGAGGACAACGGCCTGCTCGCGCGGCTCGGAAGCCTGCTCGGTGCCGCGGCGCCGGTCTACCGCTCCGCGCGCGCCGAGGACGAGGTCGTGCTGCCGGGCTTCCCGAAGCTGGCGCGCCGTCGCGAGCTGGCGGCCAACGGCCGCGGCCTGAGCGCGCTCGGCTTCGAGCGCGTCGGCGATGATCGCGCGCAGGGTGGCCTCACCAGCGCGGACGTGCTGATCGTGCTCGGCGACGAGCTGGCCGACCTGCCGGCGGACTTCGGCAGGGACGCGTCGCTCTTCGTCTACCTGGGCCACCGCCTGCACCCGGCCGCGCGCAACGCGCACTTCGTGCTGCCCGTCTCCACGTTCGCGGAACAGGAGGGCACATTCACGAACTTCGAGGGGCGCGTGCAGCGCTTCTGGCCGGCGCTCCAGCCGCCGCCGCTGGCGCGCCCCGCCTGGCAGGTGCTCGGCGTGCTGCTGGCGGGCCTCGATGACGGGCCCGCGCCGGCGGACGCGGCCAACGCCTTCCTGCGCGTCGGCTCCTTCTTCGAGCCCTTCGCAGGACTCACCTACGAGATGATCGGCACGCGCGGCGCGCTCATGAACGAGCCGGTCGCGATCGGCGCGGGCGGAGGCGACTGATGCACGAGTACGCACCCATGTCGCAGACGGCGTGGTGGATCATCACCGTGGTGAAGATCCTGGTCGTTTTCGTCGCCATCCTGATCATCGTCGCGATGTTGACGCTGCTGGAGCGCAAGATCGCCGGCTGGATCCAGGACCGGCTCGGGCCCAACCGGGTCGGCCCGACCGGCCTGCTGCAGCCGATCGCCGACGGGCTCAAGAACATCCTGAAGGAAGAGACACTGCCGGCGCAGGCGAACAAGATCTTCTTCGTGCTGGCACCGATGATCTCGATCATGCCCGCGGCGATCACGTTCGCCGTGGTGCCCTTCGCGGCGCCGCTGCCCACGCCGTGGGGACTGGTCGACATGATCCTCGCCGACCTGCCCATCGGCATTCTCTACATCCTGGCGCTGACCGGGCTGGGCGTGTACGGCATCGTGATGGCCGGCTGGGCTTCGAACAGCAAGTACTCGCTGCTCGGCGGCATGCGCGCGAGCGCGCAGATGGTGAGCTACGAGGTCTCGCTCGGCCTCAGCCTGATACCCGTGTTCATCCTCGCCGGCAACGTCACGCTGACGCAGATCGTGTGGGACCAGCAGGCGGGACTCGGGCTCTGGTATGCACTGCCGCTCGGTCTCTCCTTCTTCATGTTCGTGATCGCGTCCTTCGCGGAAACGAACCGGCTGCCGTTCGACATGGCGGAGGCCGAGTCGGAGCTGGTGACCGGCTACCACACGGAATACTCGTCGATGAAGTTCTCGATGTTCTTCATCGCCGAGTACTCCAACATGGTGACCGCGTCCGCCCTCATGGCGACGCTGTTCCTGGGCGGCTGGGACATCCCGTTCCTGTCGTTCGACAACATGCGGATCATCGCGCCGGGGGTGGTCGAGGGTGCGCAGCCTGCCGTCTGGAAGACGCTGCTCACGTTCCTGTCGTTCGCGATCAAGACGTTCTTCTTCATCGTGCTCTTCATGTGGGTGCGCTGGACCGTGCCGCGGTTCCGCTACGACCAGATCATGCATTTGGGCTGGAAGGTCCTCCTGCCGGTCGCGCTCGCGTACATCGTGATCATGGCGGCTGCCGTGCTCACGCTGGACAGCCTCGGGATCGAGTACGGCTTCGGCTACGGCGTGATCCTGACGATCGTGAACCTGATTCCGACGGGCATCTTTCTTTGGATCATCGACCGCGACCGCGTGATCGCCGGCTCCGCCGGCCCGGGTCTCGAGGGCAAGCGGCGGCCGGGCATGCCGGTGGGCGTGACCGCGACCGCAGTGCGGCCCGCGGCGGAAGCGGCTGAGGAGGCAGCATGGCGATAGGCGTGAAGACGATGCGCCGGCCGACGGCCAACACGTCGTACCTGCGCGCAACCCTGAAGGGCATGGCGCTCACGTTCCGGCACCTGGTGAACCCGAACAAGGTCACCATCGAGTATCCGGACGTGAAGCCGCCGCTCTCGGACCGCTGGCGCGGGACGCACCGCATGGCGGTGCACGCGGATGGCCGGCCGAAGTGCGTGGCGTGCGGGCTGTGCCCGACGATCTGCCCGGCGAACTGCATCCGACTGGTTCCCGGCGAGGACGACCAGGGCAACCGCTACCCGGTCGTCTACGAGATCGACGAGTTCCGCTGCATCTTCTGCGGCATGTGCCAGGAGGTCTGCCCGGTGGAGGCGATCCATGTCGGGCAGGACTACGAGAACGCCGAGTATACCCGTGAGCGCTTCGTCTACGACCTGGACCGCCTGATGGCGCAGGACCATCCGTACTCGTCCCTGTGGGACCCGGCAGACCCGGCGGGCCAATGATCGAGCTGCTCTGGTGGGTATTCGCGGCACTCGCGATCGGCGGCGGCATTGCCATGCTGATGAGCAGGACGCCGGTCGCGAGTCTGCTCTTTCTCGTGCTCACGTTCTTCAGCCTCTCGGCGATCTACGTGCTGCTCGGCGCGTACTTCATCGCCGCACTGCAGGTGATCGTGTACGCCGGCGCCATCATGGTGCTGTTCCTCTTCACGATCATGCTGCTCAACCTCGGCCACGACTACCGCAACGACCTGCGGGGCGCGGGCTGGATCATTGTCGCGTTCACCGCGGCGGGCGTCGGCGCATGGGCCGTGTCGCGTGCGTTCGGCCTCGAGGGCGCACTGGTCGACCGCGGCGGTGCGGAGCGCATCGATGCCGCCGTGACCGAGCTGAACGCGGTCGGCGCCATCGCGATGCCGCTGTTCCGCGACTACATCGTGCCGTTCGAGCTCACGTCGATCCTGCTGCTCGTCGCCATCATCGGCGCGGTGCTGCTGGCCAAGCGGAGGGTCTGAGATGATCACCCAGTCACTCTGGCTGAGTGCGATCCTGTTTTCACTCGGTGTCGCGGGCGTGGTCTTCCGGCGCAACGCGATCATCCTGTTCATGTGCGTCGAGCTGATGCTGAACGCGGTGAACCTCGCGTTCGTGGCGATCTCCCGCAGTGTCGGCATCGACGGCCAGATCTTCGTGTTCTTCGTGATGGCGGTCGCCGCGGCGGAGGCCGCCGTCGGGCTCGCGATCGTGATCTCGGTGTTCCGTCACACCGAGAGCGTCGACACCCGGGACTTCAACCTGCTGCGGTGGTAGCGTGAACGAGTTCCAACCCACGCTTCTCTGGGCGATCCCGCTCCTGCCGCTGCTCGGCTGCCTCATCAACATGGTGGCAGCGTTCGGTGCACCGGAGCGCAAGTCGATTCCCACGCTGGTCGGGCCGACCGTGGTGGGGCTCGCCTTCGTGATTGCCGTCGTCAACTTCGTTGGCATGCTCGGCGCGGACCTGCACGCGCCCGTGGTCGAGCGTTACTTCCAGTGGATGTCGGTCGGCAGCCTGCAGATCGACGCCGCACTGCAGCTCGACCAGCTGTCGATCGTGATGACGCTGATCATCACGGGTGTCGGCTTCCTGATCCACGTCTTCAGCATCGGCTACATGAAGGCGGACCCCGGGTACGCGCGCTACTTCTCGTACCTGAACCTGTTCGTCTTCTTCATGCTCGTGCTGGTGCTCGGCTCCAGCTACCCGCTGATGTTCGTCGGTTGGGAAGGCGTCGGACTCTGCAGCTATCTGCTGATCGGCTTCTGGTTCCGCGACCGGGAAAAGGCGGACGCGGGCAAGAAGGCGTTCATCGTGAACCGGATCGGCGACGTCGGGTTCCTGATCGCGATGTTCATGCTGTTCAGCAACCTGGGCACGCTGGACTTCATTCCGATCTTCGACGCCGCGCCCGCGACGTTCGCGTACGGCGGCGCGGTCGTGACCGCCATCACGCTGTTCTTCTTCATTGGCGCCGTCGGCAAGAGCGCGCAGATCCCGCTGTACGTCTGGCTGCCGGACGCCATGGCCGGTCCGACGCCGGTCTCGGCGCTGATCCACGCCGCGACCATGGTGACGGCGGGCGTCTACCTGGTCGCCCGGTCGAGCGTGCTGTTCGCGCTGTCGCCCGTCTCGCAGATCACGGTCGCGGGGATCGGTGCGCTCACCGCGCTGTTCGCCGCGACGATCGGGCTCGTGCAGACGGACATCAAGAAGGTGCTCGCGTACTCGACCGTCTCGCAGCTCGGGTACATGTTCATCGGCGTGGGCGTCGGCGCCTTCGCGGCCGGCATCTTCCACCTGATGACGCACGCCTTCTTCAAGGCGCTGCTGTTCCTGGGCT of the Longimicrobiales bacterium genome contains:
- a CDS encoding 2Fe-2S iron-sulfur cluster-binding protein; translation: MANEQTENVTCRINGIEVTVPRGTRIIEAAEQAGIGIAHYCYHPGLSAPAMCRMCLVEIEGVPKLQPACVSTVAEGNNILTESERARESRKGTLEFYLINHPLDCPVCDKSGECRLQDFVHAEGPKHGRLRDAKVIFGQDDFGGNILYDGDRCIMCTRCVRFMREVAQDDLLGVVQRGHRSVIDTFFEQGLDDSPFHTNIVDICPVGALLDKDFLHKARVWDLDHAPSICPNCSQGCNIRIDTRDNLVQRLRPRANPDVNSYWMCDYGRHSYEWMNGTDRIEAPLVRDGERLVAQNWQPAMLALLDRLKQRAGSVRIVGSPMLSNEDNGLLARLGSLLGAAAPVYRSARAEDEVVLPGFPKLARRRELAANGRGLSALGFERVGDDRAQGGLTSADVLIVLGDELADLPADFGRDASLFVYLGHRLHPAARNAHFVLPVSTFAEQEGTFTNFEGRVQRFWPALQPPPLARPAWQVLGVLLAGLDDGPAPADAANAFLRVGSFFEPFAGLTYEMIGTRGALMNEPVAIGAGGGD
- the nuoH gene encoding NADH-quinone oxidoreductase subunit NuoH; the protein is MHEYAPMSQTAWWIITVVKILVVFVAILIIVAMLTLLERKIAGWIQDRLGPNRVGPTGLLQPIADGLKNILKEETLPAQANKIFFVLAPMISIMPAAITFAVVPFAAPLPTPWGLVDMILADLPIGILYILALTGLGVYGIVMAGWASNSKYSLLGGMRASAQMVSYEVSLGLSLIPVFILAGNVTLTQIVWDQQAGLGLWYALPLGLSFFMFVIASFAETNRLPFDMAEAESELVTGYHTEYSSMKFSMFFIAEYSNMVTASALMATLFLGGWDIPFLSFDNMRIIAPGVVEGAQPAVWKTLLTFLSFAIKTFFFIVLFMWVRWTVPRFRYDQIMHLGWKVLLPVALAYIVIMAAAVLTLDSLGIEYGFGYGVILTIVNLIPTGIFLWIIDRDRVIAGSAGPGLEGKRRPGMPVGVTATAVRPAAEAAEEAAWR
- a CDS encoding NADH-quinone oxidoreductase subunit J, whose amino-acid sequence is MIELLWWVFAALAIGGGIAMLMSRTPVASLLFLVLTFFSLSAIYVLLGAYFIAALQVIVYAGAIMVLFLFTIMLLNLGHDYRNDLRGAGWIIVAFTAAGVGAWAVSRAFGLEGALVDRGGAERIDAAVTELNAVGAIAMPLFRDYIVPFELTSILLLVAIIGAVLLAKRRV
- the nuoL gene encoding NADH-quinone oxidoreductase subunit L, which encodes MNEFQPTLLWAIPLLPLLGCLINMVAAFGAPERKSIPTLVGPTVVGLAFVIAVVNFVGMLGADLHAPVVERYFQWMSVGSLQIDAALQLDQLSIVMTLIITGVGFLIHVFSIGYMKADPGYARYFSYLNLFVFFMLVLVLGSSYPLMFVGWEGVGLCSYLLIGFWFRDREKADAGKKAFIVNRIGDVGFLIAMFMLFSNLGTLDFIPIFDAAPATFAYGGAVVTAITLFFFIGAVGKSAQIPLYVWLPDAMAGPTPVSALIHAATMVTAGVYLVARSSVLFALSPVSQITVAGIGALTALFAATIGLVQTDIKKVLAYSTVSQLGYMFIGVGVGAFAAGIFHLMTHAFFKALLFLGSGAVIHAMHEALHHTHSQADAQDMRNMGGLKKYMPITWVTMWIGTLAIAGIWPFAGFFSKDEIIWMAAAHAVGPFETWFRVIWIVALIAAMLTAFYMTRLMVMTFHGENRTGERERGYLREVPPVMWVPLAVLAVLSIVGGWINVPEAIGHMPVLGWIPHSEWLHDWLHPLTETADGIMVQNAGELAERSPLGGGAAMWAAVSFALATAVVVLTALTLGRRRVLPADQAEEATGFRSVLYNKWYVDEIYDAIVVRPVLALSRFFARWIDQGVIDGVANGAGYASRALGWVNSRMQTGLVNGYAFMIVLGALLLLAFMLG
- the nuoK gene encoding NADH-quinone oxidoreductase subunit NuoK, which produces MITQSLWLSAILFSLGVAGVVFRRNAIILFMCVELMLNAVNLAFVAISRSVGIDGQIFVFFVMAVAAAEAAVGLAIVISVFRHTESVDTRDFNLLRW
- a CDS encoding NADH-quinone oxidoreductase subunit I, whose protein sequence is MAIGVKTMRRPTANTSYLRATLKGMALTFRHLVNPNKVTIEYPDVKPPLSDRWRGTHRMAVHADGRPKCVACGLCPTICPANCIRLVPGEDDQGNRYPVVYEIDEFRCIFCGMCQEVCPVEAIHVGQDYENAEYTRERFVYDLDRLMAQDHPYSSLWDPADPAGQ
- the nuoF gene encoding NADH-quinone oxidoreductase subunit NuoF, translating into MAYPYKHERETRVLTEAFGDPAARTIEGWKKYGGYEALRQALGMAPNDVIEVVKASGLRGRGGAGFPTGVKWSFMPRDDSRQPHYLLINADESEPGAFKDRELLRWTPHQVIEGALIGAHAIRAKHVYIYMRGEFFEPAQIVGRAIEEAYEAGFAGPDMMGSGIGIDITLHLGAGAYICGEETGLMNSLEGRRGQPRIKPPFPAVMGAFSRPTTINNVETVSAVPHIMRRGAEWYRSIGTEKSPGTKLFNVSGHVVRRGNYELPLGFPMKDLIYDVCGGIRDGRELKAVIPGGSSVPILAASECDINLDYESVAAAGSMLGTASVIVMDDRTDIVKAVRRMVEFYSHESCGQCTPCREGTEWTAKIMRRIEAGEGTADDLDTLLEVGRNMTGTTICVLSDSCAAPVASSIAKFRDEYMARIRREVPAGALTV